One region of Mycolicibacterium insubricum genomic DNA includes:
- a CDS encoding HNH endonuclease signature motif containing protein: MFGEDGAHPAAGVVIHVVTNAAIPATGTAGIRKAANSVPGERPPARPAAIISGRGFLSAEAVADLLAHGAKVRTVATPAQDAGPESRYRPSTALDEFIRARDLTCRFPGCDKPAVKCDIDHSEPWGSGGHMHPSKLHGYCRLHHLLKTFWDGWTEVQYPDGRLTITTPTGHSYTTIPLSAVLFPEWDTTTGPAPPPGKPRRTCGPGRTLKMPARTQSRAKTRAQRIERERARNHAQILAADAAAKAAAREAGKPEPAGTFDPPPF; this comes from the coding sequence GTGTTCGGCGAAGACGGGGCCCATCCCGCGGCGGGGGTGGTGATTCATGTGGTGACCAACGCCGCGATCCCCGCGACGGGCACGGCGGGGATCCGTAAGGCGGCCAACAGTGTGCCCGGCGAGCGGCCGCCGGCCCGCCCGGCCGCGATCATCTCGGGCCGCGGGTTCCTCTCGGCCGAGGCGGTCGCCGATCTGCTGGCCCACGGGGCGAAAGTCCGCACCGTGGCCACCCCGGCGCAGGATGCGGGCCCCGAGTCGCGGTACCGGCCGTCGACCGCGTTGGATGAGTTCATCCGGGCCCGGGATCTGACGTGCCGGTTCCCCGGGTGCGACAAACCGGCGGTCAAATGCGATATCGACCACAGCGAACCTTGGGGGTCCGGGGGCCACATGCACCCGTCGAAGCTCCATGGCTACTGCCGTCTGCATCATCTGCTCAAAACGTTTTGGGACGGTTGGACCGAAGTGCAGTACCCCGACGGGCGGTTGACCATCACCACCCCCACCGGTCACAGCTACACCACCATCCCGCTCAGTGCGGTGCTGTTCCCGGAGTGGGATACGACTACCGGGCCGGCCCCGCCGCCGGGTAAGCCGCGGCGCACCTGCGGGCCGGGGCGAACGTTGAAGATGCCGGCGCGCACACAGTCCCGAGCCAAGACCCGCGCCCAGCGCATCGAACGCGAACGCGCCCGCAACCACGCGCAGATCCTGGCCGCGGACGCCGCGGCCAAGGCCGCCGCCCGCGAAGCCGGAAAACCCGAACCCGCAGGCACTTTCGACCCACCACCCTTCTGA
- a CDS encoding cytochrome P450, with the protein MAEPAVESLGAMLADPKAYTDEPRLHAALAQLRATEPISRVEVDGYAPFWVITKHADIMEIERANDIFTNYPRPVLMTREADEQQAAVGIRTLIHMDDPEHRDFRAIGANWFRPKAMRALKDRAEELAVRFVDEMAAVAPDCDFVQQVAVNYPLYMIMSLLGVPEEDFPRMLLWTQEMFGNDDAEYQRGSTKEEQVQALLDMFAYFSAMTAERRANPTEDLGSAVANATINGEPLSDIDTVSYYAIIAGAGHDTTSAAIAGGLAALLEYPDQLARLQADMSLMPLAVEEMIRWTTPVKEFMRTAQRDYTIRGVTIPAGEAVLLSYVSGNRDEEIFSDPFRFDIARDPNKHISFGYGVHFCLGAALARLEVSSFFGELLPRLEIIEQTGPAEPMATTFVGGLKHLPIRYRLRPSGTAPSN; encoded by the coding sequence ATGGCTGAACCCGCCGTCGAATCCCTGGGTGCGATGCTGGCCGACCCGAAGGCCTACACCGACGAGCCCCGGCTGCACGCCGCGCTGGCCCAGCTGCGGGCCACCGAACCGATCAGCCGGGTCGAGGTCGACGGCTACGCCCCGTTCTGGGTGATCACCAAGCACGCCGACATCATGGAGATCGAGCGCGCCAACGACATCTTCACCAACTATCCGCGGCCGGTGCTGATGACCAGGGAGGCCGACGAGCAGCAGGCGGCCGTCGGCATCCGCACCCTGATCCACATGGACGACCCCGAACACCGCGACTTCCGGGCCATCGGGGCGAACTGGTTCCGGCCCAAGGCCATGCGGGCCCTGAAGGACCGCGCCGAGGAACTCGCCGTCCGCTTCGTCGACGAGATGGCCGCCGTCGCACCCGATTGCGACTTCGTCCAGCAGGTCGCCGTCAACTACCCGCTGTACATGATCATGTCGCTGCTCGGCGTGCCGGAGGAGGACTTCCCCCGGATGCTGCTGTGGACCCAGGAGATGTTCGGCAACGACGACGCCGAATACCAGCGCGGGTCGACCAAGGAGGAACAGGTCCAGGCGCTGCTGGACATGTTCGCCTACTTCTCGGCGATGACCGCCGAACGCCGCGCCAACCCGACCGAGGACCTGGGCTCGGCGGTGGCCAACGCCACCATCAACGGCGAACCGCTCAGCGATATCGACACCGTCTCCTACTACGCGATCATCGCCGGTGCCGGGCACGACACCACCAGCGCCGCCATCGCCGGCGGATTGGCCGCGCTACTGGAGTACCCCGACCAGCTGGCCCGGCTGCAGGCGGACATGTCGCTGATGCCGCTGGCCGTCGAGGAGATGATCCGCTGGACCACCCCGGTCAAGGAATTCATGCGAACCGCCCAGCGCGACTACACGATTCGCGGCGTCACCATCCCGGCCGGCGAGGCGGTGCTGCTGTCGTACGTGTCCGGGAACCGCGACGAGGAGATCTTCTCCGACCCGTTCCGGTTCGACATCGCCCGCGACCCGAACAAGCACATCTCGTTCGGCTACGGCGTGCACTTCTGTCTGGGGGCCGCGCTGGCGCGACTGGAGGTCAGCAGCTTCTTCGGGGAACTGCTGCCGCGGCTGGAGATCATCGAACAGACGGGGCCCGCCGAGCCGATGGCGACCACCTTCGTCGGCGGCCTCAAGCACCTGCCCATCCGGTACCGGCTCAGGCCGTCAGGTACGGCACCATCCAATTGA
- a CDS encoding TIGR03617 family F420-dependent LLM class oxidoreductase → MVGALKIDRGFPGRPADVAATVARVEDDGFDGCWTGEINHDPFLGALLAAEHSRTVSIGTSITVAFARNPMTLAQSAWDLADYSGGRFLLGLGTQIRPHIEKRFCMPWSRPVARMAEYIAALREIWRCWRTGDRLSFTGEFYTHSLMTPMFTPEPTEVTDPPILLAAVGPAMTALCGRAADGMLVHAFSTARYFDEVSAPALRAGLDDAGRSRDELTVAAPVFIATGRDDAEIASAADRLRTQIAFYASTPAYRPVLDVHGWGELQPELRRCSRDGDWAGMGQRIDDEVLSTFAVVAPPEEVAATLWQRCAGRIDRVLPGFAAGTDEGLAGEILDDLRNQIRTQER, encoded by the coding sequence ATGGTCGGGGCACTCAAAATCGACCGGGGGTTTCCCGGCCGCCCGGCCGACGTCGCAGCGACCGTCGCCCGCGTGGAGGACGACGGATTCGACGGCTGCTGGACCGGCGAGATCAACCACGACCCGTTCCTGGGCGCGCTGCTGGCCGCCGAGCATTCCCGGACCGTCAGCATCGGCACGTCCATCACCGTGGCCTTCGCCCGCAACCCGATGACGCTGGCCCAGTCCGCCTGGGATCTGGCGGACTACTCCGGTGGCCGGTTCCTGCTCGGTCTGGGCACCCAGATCCGCCCGCACATCGAGAAGCGCTTCTGTATGCCGTGGAGCCGGCCGGTGGCCCGGATGGCCGAGTACATCGCCGCGCTGCGGGAGATCTGGCGCTGCTGGCGCACCGGGGACCGGCTGTCGTTCACCGGGGAGTTCTACACCCATTCGCTGATGACCCCGATGTTCACCCCGGAACCCACCGAGGTCACCGACCCGCCGATCCTGCTCGCCGCCGTCGGGCCCGCGATGACCGCCCTGTGCGGCCGGGCCGCCGACGGGATGCTGGTGCACGCGTTCTCCACCGCCCGGTACTTCGACGAGGTCAGCGCACCGGCGCTGCGGGCCGGGCTGGACGACGCCGGGCGCAGCCGTGACGAACTGACGGTGGCGGCACCGGTTTTCATCGCCACCGGCCGTGACGACGCCGAAATAGCCTCCGCCGCAGACCGATTGCGCACCCAGATCGCTTTCTACGCCTCCACCCCCGCGTACCGACCGGTGCTCGACGTGCACGGCTGGGGCGAACTGCAGCCGGAACTGCGCCGGTGCTCGCGCGACGGCGACTGGGCCGGGATGGGGCAGCGGATCGACGACGAGGTGCTCTCGACATTCGCCGTCGTCGCACCACCGGAGGAGGTCGCCGCCACGCTGTGGCAGCGCTGCGCGGGCCGCATCGACCGGGTGCTGCCGGGATTCGCCGCCGGCACCGACGAGGGCCTGGCCGGTGAGATCCTCGACGACCTGCGGAACCAGATCCGCACTCAGGAAAGGTGA
- a CDS encoding alpha/beta hydrolase: MPEIHRRAVLRLGLGLTAGAAGAAALSELLPASSATPGPNPAPPAPLAPGAPMVPAAPATPAPTMVTGSFVSAARGGITTNWAIARPPGQTAPLRPIIALHGKGGDAASVMAGGVEQGVAQAVANGLAPFAVVSVDGGGSYWHARSSGEDAGAMVLNELIPMLSDQGLDTSRVAFLGWSMGGYGALLLGGRLGAGRTAAITAVSPALWLSSGATAPGAFDGPADFAANSVFGMPGLAGIPIRIDIGDADPFYSATQSFIAQLPSPPAGGTSPGGHDGAFWSSQLPGEINWMVPYLTA, encoded by the coding sequence ATGCCGGAAATTCATCGCCGCGCGGTACTGCGGCTCGGGCTGGGGCTGACCGCCGGGGCGGCGGGTGCCGCCGCGCTGAGCGAGTTGCTGCCCGCGTCGTCGGCGACGCCCGGCCCGAACCCCGCACCACCGGCCCCACTGGCCCCTGGCGCACCGATGGTTCCGGCCGCGCCGGCCACCCCGGCGCCCACCATGGTCACCGGGTCCTTCGTCTCCGCGGCACGCGGCGGCATCACCACCAACTGGGCCATCGCCCGTCCGCCGGGGCAGACCGCACCGCTGCGCCCGATCATCGCCCTGCACGGCAAGGGCGGCGACGCCGCCAGCGTGATGGCCGGCGGCGTCGAGCAGGGCGTGGCCCAGGCCGTCGCCAACGGGCTGGCGCCGTTCGCCGTGGTGTCCGTCGACGGCGGCGGCAGCTACTGGCACGCCCGGTCCTCTGGTGAGGACGCCGGTGCGATGGTGCTCAACGAGCTGATCCCGATGCTGTCCGACCAGGGTCTGGACACCTCCCGGGTGGCGTTCCTGGGCTGGTCGATGGGCGGCTACGGCGCGTTGCTGCTGGGCGGCCGCCTGGGTGCGGGGCGCACCGCGGCGATCACCGCCGTCAGCCCGGCACTGTGGCTGTCCTCTGGCGCGACCGCACCCGGAGCCTTCGACGGGCCCGCCGATTTCGCGGCCAACTCTGTGTTCGGGATGCCCGGATTGGCGGGTATCCCGATCCGGATCGACATCGGTGACGCCGATCCGTTCTATTCGGCCACCCAGTCATTCATCGCGCAGCTGCCCAGCCCACCGGCCGGCGGCACCTCACCGGGCGGCCACGACGGCGCGTTCTGGAGTTCGCAGCTGCCCGGCGAGATCAATTGGATGGTGCCGTACCTGACGGCCTGA
- a CDS encoding SDR family oxidoreductase — translation MAAGTDRIRGRTAVITGAARGIGLATATALLERGATVVIGDRDAPALRSALAGFGPGAVITGHPVDVTDPESMAAFFDAARADGGGRIDILVNNAGVMPVGAYLDQSEQLTRTAVDVNLLGVLTGCRLVLPEMVARRSGHIVNIASLAGAVPVPGQVVYAATKFAVIGLTCSMADEFAPYGVEVSAILPPFTATELIAGTQSVGGSKPVAPQRIAAAVVGVLDRPRTQVMVPAGMRVMAPILGLLGARTRRWVHARMGSDRMFLDFDVAARRSYQQRVETATGLVQADPVEEVENHHG, via the coding sequence GTGGCAGCTGGCACAGACAGGATCCGCGGACGAACCGCGGTGATCACCGGCGCGGCCCGCGGTATCGGGCTGGCCACCGCGACGGCGCTGCTGGAGCGCGGTGCGACGGTGGTCATCGGCGACCGGGACGCCCCCGCGCTGCGCAGCGCGCTGGCCGGGTTCGGCCCGGGCGCGGTCATCACCGGCCATCCGGTCGACGTCACCGACCCGGAATCGATGGCCGCCTTCTTCGACGCCGCCCGCGCCGACGGCGGCGGACGCATCGACATCCTGGTCAACAACGCCGGCGTGATGCCCGTCGGGGCGTACCTGGACCAGAGCGAACAGCTCACCCGCACCGCCGTCGACGTCAACCTTCTCGGCGTGCTGACCGGCTGCCGGCTGGTGCTCCCGGAGATGGTGGCCCGGCGCAGCGGGCACATCGTCAACATCGCCTCGCTGGCCGGTGCGGTCCCGGTGCCGGGCCAGGTGGTCTATGCGGCAACGAAATTCGCCGTCATCGGGTTGACCTGCTCGATGGCCGACGAGTTCGCGCCCTACGGTGTCGAGGTGTCGGCGATACTGCCGCCGTTCACCGCCACCGAGCTGATCGCCGGGACCCAATCCGTCGGAGGCAGCAAACCCGTTGCGCCGCAGCGCATCGCAGCCGCCGTCGTCGGGGTGCTGGACCGGCCGCGCACACAGGTGATGGTGCCCGCCGGAATGCGGGTGATGGCACCGATACTGGGCCTACTGGGGGCGCGCACCCGCCGCTGGGTGCACGCCCGCATGGGTTCGGACCGGATGTTCCTGGATTTCGACGTCGCGGCACGCCGCAGCTACCAACAGCGAGTCGAGACCGCCACCGGCCTGGTCCAGGCCGATCCCGTTGAAGAAGTGGAGAACCACCATGGCTGA
- a CDS encoding TetR/AcrR family transcriptional regulator: MTAAVTPKGERRRDALVCAAAELLREGGFDAVRHRAVAHRAGLPLASTTYYFASLEELIAAAVEHTALHEANLLRARIDGLSRRRRGAESIAELLVELLVDDTDGSEELVSRYERYIACARQPGLREVERRIRQQRTDAVGEVVTRSGRFARTELLAALVCAVDGAVVSALVDEAATPRATARATLIDVIDVLAPYDLHAVPGP, translated from the coding sequence GTGACTGCAGCGGTCACCCCGAAGGGGGAACGTCGACGTGACGCGCTGGTATGCGCGGCCGCCGAATTGCTGCGCGAGGGGGGATTCGACGCCGTCCGGCACCGCGCGGTCGCTCATCGCGCGGGTTTGCCGCTGGCGTCGACCACCTACTATTTCGCTTCGCTGGAGGAGCTGATCGCGGCGGCCGTCGAGCACACCGCGCTGCACGAGGCGAACCTGCTGCGGGCGCGAATCGACGGCCTGTCCCGGCGGCGCCGCGGCGCGGAATCCATCGCCGAACTTCTCGTCGAACTTCTCGTCGACGACACCGACGGCAGCGAGGAACTCGTCTCCCGCTACGAGCGCTACATCGCCTGCGCCCGCCAACCCGGGCTGCGTGAGGTGGAACGCCGGATCCGCCAGCAGCGCACCGACGCCGTCGGCGAAGTGGTGACCCGGTCCGGCCGGTTCGCCCGCACCGAACTGCTTGCCGCGCTCGTCTGCGCGGTCGACGGCGCGGTGGTGTCGGCACTCGTCGACGAGGCCGCCACCCCCCGGGCCACCGCCCGCGCCACCCTCATCGACGTCATCGATGTGCTGGCGCCATACGATCTGCACGCGGTACCCGGCCCGTAG
- a CDS encoding acyl-CoA carboxylase subunit beta, with amino-acid sequence MSWDATLAELAAHRDRARAMGGPDRLAAHRGSGKLDARGRIDALLDPGSFREIGTLVGAEVAADGIVTGSGRIDGAPVLVGAEDFTSAAGTIGSGSNAKRYRIAELAVRDKIPLVMLLEGAGFRPGKQGGRSPVDLIAQARCSGLVPTVAAVLGPSAGHGALVAPVCDFRIMSNAGAIFTAGPPVVAESTGEHIDKADLGGPKVAVASGVIHNVAPDDASVLADIRRYLSYFPSSAYSYPPDAAGGDTGPRATGELLDIVPRDSRRSYDMRAVLDVIFDSPRRFEVAPGYGPAIICALAHLGGHPVAVVANQPRAGAGAIDTAAADKAAHFITVADSFHLPLIFLADNPGMLPGSRSERDGVLRAGARMFAAQTMAETVKLHLTVRKAYGFGSMVMSLLGFDGQSATFGYPGAGLGAMSAAALSRAAKADADLAQSLRDDELRASLSSAENFGFDELIDPRETRDALLDALRRGLASRAQAAQPVRRTAIWP; translated from the coding sequence ATGTCCTGGGACGCCACGCTGGCCGAGCTGGCCGCCCACCGTGACCGTGCGCGCGCCATGGGCGGACCCGACCGGCTGGCCGCCCACCGCGGCTCCGGGAAGCTCGATGCCCGGGGCCGTATCGACGCACTGCTGGACCCCGGCAGCTTCCGGGAGATCGGCACGCTGGTGGGCGCCGAGGTGGCCGCCGACGGCATCGTCACCGGCTCGGGACGTATCGACGGCGCCCCGGTGCTGGTGGGCGCCGAGGACTTCACCAGCGCCGCGGGCACCATCGGGTCCGGCAGCAACGCCAAGCGCTACCGGATCGCCGAGCTGGCGGTCCGCGACAAGATCCCGCTGGTGATGCTGTTGGAGGGAGCCGGTTTTCGGCCCGGCAAGCAGGGCGGGCGCTCGCCGGTCGACCTGATCGCCCAGGCCCGCTGCTCCGGGCTGGTGCCGACGGTGGCCGCGGTGCTGGGCCCGTCGGCCGGGCACGGCGCCCTGGTCGCCCCGGTGTGCGATTTCCGGATCATGAGCAACGCCGGGGCGATCTTCACCGCCGGGCCGCCGGTGGTGGCCGAATCCACCGGCGAGCACATCGACAAGGCCGATCTGGGCGGGCCGAAGGTGGCGGTGGCCAGCGGGGTGATCCACAACGTCGCCCCCGACGACGCGTCGGTGCTGGCCGACATCCGCCGGTATCTGAGCTATTTCCCGTCCAGTGCGTACAGCTATCCGCCGGATGCCGCCGGCGGCGACACCGGACCCCGGGCCACCGGCGAGCTGCTCGACATCGTGCCGCGCGATTCCCGCCGCAGCTACGACATGCGCGCGGTGCTGGACGTGATCTTCGATTCCCCGCGGAGGTTCGAGGTGGCCCCGGGCTACGGCCCGGCGATCATCTGCGCGCTGGCCCACCTGGGCGGTCACCCGGTAGCGGTGGTGGCCAACCAGCCGCGGGCGGGCGCGGGCGCCATCGACACCGCGGCGGCGGACAAGGCCGCGCATTTCATCACCGTCGCCGACTCGTTCCACCTGCCGCTGATCTTCCTGGCCGACAATCCCGGCATGCTGCCGGGCAGCCGGTCCGAGCGCGACGGGGTACTGCGGGCCGGGGCCCGGATGTTCGCCGCGCAGACCATGGCCGAGACGGTCAAACTGCACCTGACCGTGCGCAAGGCCTACGGCTTCGGGTCGATGGTGATGTCGCTGCTCGGATTCGACGGGCAGAGCGCCACCTTCGGCTATCCCGGCGCCGGGCTGGGCGCGATGAGCGCGGCGGCGTTGAGCCGGGCCGCCAAGGCCGACGCCGATCTGGCCCAGTCGCTGCGCGACGACGAGTTGCGGGCCTCGCTGAGCTCGGCGGAGAACTTCGGCTTCGACGAGCTGATCGACCCCCGGGAAACCCGCGACGCGCTGCTCGATGCGCTGCGCCGCGGGCTGGCCTCCCGCGCGCAGGCGGCCCAACCGGTGCGCCGCACCGCCATCTGGCCCTGA
- a CDS encoding DUF222 domain-containing protein, which yields MFEQKLCMPVELRSLGDAALVDAIAASARAAAAAEAHHWAAVAELTRRRLGVEQHPGWGCDDWDAAAAEISCVLNVKHGRAMGVMERAIALAEALPKVGALFLAGEFSVLTAMSIISRTSQVLDPEARAPVDAAIAAAVTTWEPLSQAKLETAIDVIIDGVDPDAVRRSRQTVADRHITIGDPRSDGNDLSTVWGRLAKADAALLDDTLTAMAKAVCDDDPRTLA from the coding sequence ATGTTCGAGCAGAAGTTGTGTATGCCGGTCGAGTTGCGGTCCCTGGGGGACGCGGCGCTGGTGGATGCGATTGCGGCGTCGGCCCGTGCTGCGGCGGCGGCCGAGGCGCATCATTGGGCGGCGGTGGCGGAGCTGACGCGCCGGCGTCTGGGCGTCGAGCAGCATCCGGGGTGGGGCTGTGATGACTGGGATGCCGCGGCGGCGGAGATCAGCTGCGTGTTGAACGTCAAGCACGGTCGGGCGATGGGGGTGATGGAACGGGCGATCGCGCTGGCCGAGGCCTTGCCGAAGGTGGGTGCCTTGTTTTTGGCGGGGGAGTTTTCGGTGTTGACGGCGATGAGCATCATCAGCCGCACCTCCCAGGTCCTCGATCCCGAGGCGCGCGCGCCGGTGGATGCGGCGATCGCGGCTGCGGTGACGACGTGGGAGCCGTTGTCGCAGGCGAAGCTGGAAACCGCGATCGATGTGATCATCGACGGGGTCGATCCGGATGCGGTGCGCCGGTCCCGCCAGACGGTGGCCGATCGCCACATCACCATCGGTGACCCCCGTAGCGACGGCAATGATTTGTCCACGGTCTGGGGGCGGCTGGCCAAGGCGGATGCCGCCCTGCTGGACGACACGTTGACCGCGATGGCCAAGGCGGTCTGCGACGATGACCCGCGGACTCTGGCGTAG